A window from Dehalococcoidia bacterium encodes these proteins:
- a CDS encoding thiolase, with the protein MAPDLRKQVAIIGAAETDTVGVIPGVSEIQLHANAARNAIRDAGIDKKLIDGIASAGQSPVAVADYLGIVPQYVDGTSVGGCSFMIHVSHAVAALTAGYCNFVLITHGESGRSRVGKGGFGGGASSIPGQFEAPYGTFGAPSQFPVPIVRHMQKYGTTEEQLAAVAVSTRAWAAKNTRAMMRDPITIDDVLNSRLISWPLHLLECCLVTDGGGALILTTAEKARDFKKPPVYVLGTGESCEDVMVSTMHDFTESRSFKTSGDRAFRLAGIERKDVDHLQLYDAFVHTPMYALEGLGFVKPGESGPFFAEMRGAPGGELPVNTNGGGLSYTHTGMYGMFALQESVRQLRGEAEAQLPNVKISIAHGPGGMFSAAGTVIMTNQG; encoded by the coding sequence ATGGCACCCGATCTGCGCAAGCAAGTGGCGATCATCGGCGCGGCCGAGACGGATACGGTCGGCGTCATTCCCGGCGTCTCCGAGATTCAACTGCACGCCAACGCCGCGCGCAACGCGATCCGCGACGCGGGCATCGACAAGAAGCTGATCGACGGCATCGCCAGCGCCGGCCAGTCGCCGGTGGCCGTGGCCGACTACCTCGGCATCGTGCCGCAGTACGTGGACGGCACCTCGGTCGGCGGCTGCTCCTTCATGATCCACGTCTCGCACGCCGTGGCGGCGCTGACGGCGGGCTACTGCAACTTCGTGCTGATCACGCACGGCGAGAGCGGGCGCTCGCGCGTGGGCAAGGGCGGCTTCGGCGGCGGCGCCAGCTCGATTCCCGGCCAGTTCGAGGCGCCCTACGGGACATTCGGCGCGCCATCGCAGTTTCCCGTGCCGATCGTGCGCCACATGCAGAAGTACGGCACCACGGAGGAGCAGCTCGCCGCCGTCGCCGTCTCCACCCGCGCCTGGGCGGCGAAGAACACGCGGGCGATGATGCGCGACCCAATCACAATCGACGACGTGCTCAACTCGCGCCTGATCAGCTGGCCGCTGCACCTGCTCGAATGCTGCCTGGTGACCGACGGCGGCGGGGCGCTGATCCTGACCACGGCCGAGAAGGCACGCGACTTCAAGAAGCCGCCGGTCTACGTGCTGGGAACAGGCGAATCGTGCGAGGACGTGATGGTCAGCACGATGCACGACTTTACCGAGTCGCGATCGTTCAAGACCTCCGGCGACCGCGCCTTCCGCCTGGCCGGCATCGAGCGCAAGGACGTGGACCACCTGCAGCTCTACGACGCGTTCGTGCACACGCCGATGTACGCGCTTGAAGGGCTGGGCTTCGTCAAGCCGGGCGAGAGCGGGCCGTTCTTCGCGGAGATGCGCGGGGCGCCGGGCGGCGAGCTGCCGGTGAACACCAACGGCGGCGGCCTCTCCTACACGCACACCGGCATGTACGGCATGTTCGCCTTGCAGGAATCGGTGCGGCAGTTGCGCGGCGAGGCCGAGGCGCAGTTGCCAAACGTCAAGATCAGCATTGCCCACGGCCCCGGCGGCATGTTCTCCGCCGCCGGCACGGTGATCATGACCAACCAGGGGTAG